The nucleotide sequence AATTTAACAATAAATTGAATACGTAGCAGAAATTACACTGAAGACTTTAATTTAAAAGCTTATAGCGCTCTTGCTGTTAAAGAGCACTAGTGGCAATGAAAATTTTTAGAATAATAATGAATTTCCTCCTAGCTTTGGGGGTACCTGTTTTACTTACCGAAGGGAAAGCACATGCGTCGATGTTTTATAGTTGTTTTTTTAACCATGCTACTTGACAGTTTTACCCACGCTCAGGAGATAGAACGAGACTATTATGATAGTGGTCACCTCAAGTTCGAAGGCATATACGTAGAGAATGAAGACGATATTATAGCGAACTACAGAAGTTATTTTAAAACGGCTGATTTAGAAACTCGCTTGGTCACAGTTCCAGGTAAGCAAGGATTACAAAACTTCACAATTGTGGATTACGTTGCCCCAGGCTTATTGTCGACGAAACATACTATGGCAAACGGAAAGCTTGTAGGTGACTTCGTATTTAACGATTATTTTGAAAACGGCGAATTGCAGACACGAATAAAAGGTTCGTCAACGTTGCCACAATTGACTTACAAGGAATATTACAGCAACCGAAAAATTAAAGCTGAAAGTACAATAGAGTTCAATAACGAAGTAAAGCAGCTAGATTACATAATGCGTGACGCCAGTGACTTTACCGAAGAATACATTCAGCAAAACACATCAGGTACTTTAGTTAGCTATCACCCAAATGGGAATGTCGCCTATAAAGGCGCCGTTGTTGACGGTGAGGAAGACGGAGAAATTCTATACCTAACACCCAATAATGACATCATAAAAAAGTACACGATTAAGAATGGAGAAGAGTCAGGTCCAGGCGAGGTAAACACGTTTTACAGCAATGGCCAACTAAAAACGCACACAGAAACCTACAACGGCTTAAAAAGTGGCCTTTATGTTAGGTTTTACGAAGATAGTCAAATAGCAGAGCGAGGATATTACTCTCAGGAAGACTTCGATGGCAACGGTCTTGAAAGTTTTAAGAAGGGTATTTGGAGGAACTACGAATATCATTCAAATGGAAATTTGGCCGAAGAGGTTACTTACGTAAATCAACTCAAGTCTGGTAAATATCAAAAGCTTGATGAACACGGTCGAATTTTAGAAGCCGGTAAGTATTTAGCGGGTGAAATGCACGGAGTTTGGCAGCTATATGACGACCGCAAAGCGCATTTTCTTTTACGCGCGGCAATATCTCTTAAAGGTAGGCCCATCACACTGTATCAAGATTTGCACTGCAACAAGACTAAAGAGCAACCAGCCACACACAAAGCATTCTTAAAGACATTGCACACCATGTTTCCTTCAAATTATCGCCCTATAGTCGTCGCCCCATTATCGTCACCGACGCAGGGTATAAATCGCCTTGGTTCAGAGAAGTACTAGCACTAGGGTGGGATATTGTTGGGCGTATCCGCAAGCCACATTTTTACTCCCTTGATAGAGGAAATACGTGGCAATGTATTCGTCATCTTTACGGACAAGCAACCTGTCGACCGAAGCGTTTTGATAACAGCCAAATAGTAAGGAGTAACCGCTTTACCTGCACGCTAGTTCTGTTTAAACAGAAAACGAAAGGACGACATGCTTCAAATCCAGATGTTACACGCAAAGCCTCAAAGCGCTCAAAAGTGCATGCGCAAGGCGCGAAAGACCCGTGGCTATTAGCCACATTACTGACGTCCCACCGAAGCTTATCGAAACAAGTTGTAGCCATTTACAGGCAACGAATGCTAATTGAAGAGGGGTTTAGAGACATGAAAAGCACCAAGTTCGGGCTTGGCTATGAACAGAATAAAAGCGTGAAAAAGCAGCGTCTAACAATACTGATATTACTGACTACGTTAGCGTTACTTGTGGCTATACTACTGGGTATGGTGCTCGTCTCTTCAAACAAACATCGTCGATTCCAAGCCAATACCGAAAAAAGAAACGTCCTCTCATTCTACTACCTCGGTCTCAGAGCTATCTCTTGTCGAATACGGTTTACCATGCGACAGTGGGAAGCTGCACTTAAATGGTACAGCTCCATAGTAGACGCTGCCTGGGCCGCAGGCACATGGAATTAAATTCGTGGGGATCCCTCAGACTCTCACCCCATTATTTATTCGCTGCGCAGAGACTGCAAATTTAGCTTTTGTTTCGTATTTAACTGTCCCACTTATGGGACAAAATCCCAAAACCGCGAGTCCCACTATCGCAACAACGCGCTTATCCCTCATTAACAAATCTCATAACCAAATGAATATTAACAGTAATTCATTTGGCACGACCCTTGCCCTAATTTAGCAACATGATTTCTTTCAATGTTAACTAGAGCTCCCTATGGATATTGTTATCAATAAAAAGACAGGCATTAATCAAAAGCTGAAATGGGCACTACTGGGTATAGCGCTTTTATCAGTAACATTAACTTACGCATGGGCGTCGCTTTCCACTTCTAGCCACAGTGTGAATAGTGACCGACTTCTCACCGATAACGTAAGTCGCGGTAATTTCTTGATTACTGTCCGTGGCATGGGTGTTTTAGCCCCTAAAGATGTGCGTTGGTTAGCCACCAACGTGGCTGGCAAGGTAGAACGTATACTTGTTAAGCCCGGTGCATTAGTTAAAAAAGGCGATGTTATCATGGTGCTAAGCAACCCAGAGTTAGCTCAGCGGCTAGAAGAAACCCGTTGGGAGCTGGATGAACTGAAAGCACAAATGCAAGCCGAAAAAGTGTCGCTAGAGTCTGAATTATTAGACCAAGAGTCGGCGGTACTCAATGAAAAACTGAACTTCGAAAGCACAAAACTTACCTTCGAGGCACAACATAAGTTACTTAGCCAAGGTTTTAACGCCGTTTCGCAAATAGACCATGAAAACATCAAAATCCAAATGGCACAAAACAAACGCCGCTGGGAGCTTGAACAAGCCCGATTAGTCAAGCAAAAGGAAAGAGTAGCCGCACAATTAATGGCTAATGAAGCACGTGTTAAGCGTATAGAAAAAACGCTAAATAGAGTCAATGAACAGGTCAAAAACCTGACAGTTATTGCCAGTATTGATGCTCTAGTTCAAGAAATGCCAATCGAATTGGGGCAACAAGTGAATGCGGGAAGTAACCTTGCGCGCCTTGCCAAACGGGATGAGTTTATTGCAGAGATTCGCATTCCGGAAAATCAAATTCAAAACATCGTTATTGGTCAAAGTGTGGTTATCGATACGCGTACCAGTGAAATTGAAGGCGTGGTGCATCGCATTGACCCTTCTGTTGAAAATGGTGTGGTTCAAGTCGATATCGATTTGATAGGTCAAGCTCCAAAGGAAGCCCGTCCAGAGCTTACAGTTGAAGGCGTCATTGAAATTGCTCGTATGACTGAAGCACTATTTGTCAAACGCCCTATGTTTGCCAAAAGCCATGAAAAGGGATTCGTGTATGTCTTAGAGGTTGAAGGAAATACCGCAACTAAACAACAAGTAGAATTTGGTAAATCCTCGACCAGTCACATCGAAATCATCAGCGGTTTAAATGAAGGACAACAAATCATTGTGTCAGACGTGTCGTCTTACGAACAACATCAACAAATCAATATTAACTAAAATGGGGATGCAATTATGTCAGCAAACGAACTCGTAAACTTAACTAACATAACAAAGGTGTTCGCCACCGACGACATCGAAACACATGCGTTAAACGAAATTAACTTAAAGATTGACCAAGGTGAATACATCTCCATCACGGGGCCTTCAGGTTGCGGCAAATCAACGCTGCTATCGCTCTTGGGTCTGTTAGACGTGGCGTCAGCTGGTCAATATTCACTGGCTGGTCACAATGTTGAAACCCTCGACAAAGACGAGCGTGCCCGTATTCGGAATAAAGAAATCGGTTTTATATTTCAAGCATTTAATTTGATTAGCGACATGACAGTTGCTGAAAATGTAGAGTTACCGCTTACTTACCGCAAAGATCTCACAGCCAAAATGCGCAAAGATTGGGTCACTGATGCCCTTGCCCACGTCGATATGTCTCATCGAGCCAATCATTACCCTTCGCAATTATCTGGCGGTCAACAACAACGTGTTGCGGTTGCGCGTGCCATTTCAGGAAAGCCCTCCATTATTCTGGCTGACGAACCAACGGGTAATTTAGATTCGAAAAATGCGCAGGCTGTAATGACGTTGATTGACCAGTTACATAAAAATGGCACCACCGTCTGTATGGTAACCCACGATCCACACTCTGCCTCTCGCGCTCAACGCACTATAGAAGTATTCGATGGTCAGATTGTATCTGATCAAATGGTCAATGAGCCTGCAGCAATAATTGCTTAATCTGTGAAGAGGAATTAATTATGTCACTCTCACTCGATATAAAATATGCGGCCAGACTGCTGGCTAAAAAACCAAAGTTTACTGCGTTAATCATTAGTATTGTCGCAATTGGTTTGGGTTTAACCTTGTACGCTTACTCTCTGTTAAACAGTCTCCTATTTACCCCAATTACCTTTAACGATGGTAAAGCGGTGTATGCGGTGGAATCTATGTACGACCATACGCACTTATCCCGCCGTCCTGCGATGGCGTACGACCTGTTCAATTTACAACAAGATACGTCGATATTTTCTGAAATGGGATTTTATAATGAAGGTACCACGTTTGTAGGGGGCACTGATGCGGGGCTTCGTAAATACAACGCAAGCTACGTTAGCTATACCTTGTTTAGCTTTACTGGCGTCACTCCAATCATGGGACGGGGCATTGAAGAATCCGATCACTTTGAAGGGGCTGAGCAAGTAGTTGTATTGGGCTACGGAATTTGGCAAGGGTACTTCAACGGTGACCCCAATATTGTTGGCAAAATTGTGCCCATAGACGGCGCAGAACCTGCGCGTGTCGTGGGCGTCATGCCAGAGGGATTCGCTTTCCCCAGCATTGCCGAAATTTGGCAGCCTCTCCCGTACAACACCATTAAACCGACAGAACGTGGAATGTATTTTGTCAACGCCTTTGCTAAGCTGGCAGACGGCGTCACGTTGGAGCAAGCGCGGGCAGCGCTAGATGCAAGATCCTTAGAAATTAAAAAAGAAGTGGGTGAGCAGTACGCGTGGCTCATTCGTGATAATGACAAATACCTTTCTATCGAACCATTTAAAAAGGCGGCACTAACGCAGTATTACGGTATGTTTATGGCGCTACTTATTGTGGTATTCCTTATATTACTGCTAGCGTGCATCAACGTAGGTAACCTATTACTTACCAGTGTTAACGAACGAGTTAAAGAAGTGGCAATTCGCATTGCCTTAGGTGTGCCGCAAAAGCGTTTAGTATTGCAAATGCTTTGGGAAAGTATCTTCGTGTGCGTAACAGGCGGTATTCTGGCTATATTGTTAGCGGGCTGGGGACTTGATGTAACCAATGCTGTATTCCAAAATGCGTATGAAATTGACAATCTAAAACCCTATTGGTGGTACGCATCGCTAGATACTAAATCTCTTACTATTTTAGTTGTGGCGATCGTATCTATGATTGTGATTACCGGTTTCATCCCAGCATGGCGCTCATTAAATGGAGACTTTAACGCCGTACTTCGAGACGGTACCCGCGGAGCATTGGGGAAAGGTGCTGCTCGCGCCACAAAGGCACTGGTCATCTCAGAGATTTTACTCTCTTGTGTGGTGCTTATTATGGCGACCGTACTTCTAGTATCTAGCTATGGTGCGGGTGTAGCGGATTACGGTGTACAAACTGAAAATCGTCTCACTGCGCAAATTCAAATATCCCCATCAGACTACCCCATTCGTCAAGGCACAGAGTTCGAATATACCGACCGACTGGCTCGTTCACAGTTTTATTTTGACCTAGAAGAAGAGCTTCGAGCCCAGCCGAATGTGCTGGGTACAGTATTGATGACACAATTACCAGGGACAGGTGGAGGCACCAGTTTTTTTGAAATTGAAGGGCGGGAAAACCCTGTGATTAGCGAAAACCCTTACAGCAACAATGAAGGGGCAACTAAAAACGGCTGGTCAACGTTAGGCATGGAAATTATCGAAGGTCGAGATTTCGACTATCGAGATGCCGCCAAAGAAGCAAACAGTATGATTATTAATGAGTCCATTGCACGCGACTTCTTCCCAAATGAAAGCCCAATTGGTCAGCGCGTTCGTAGGCCCGACCGTCGAGATGCCGGCTGGGCTACCATTGTTGGCGTAGTGTCTGATACATATCACGGCACCTATATGGATTTCTCAAGTGCCTCTTACAATAGCTATCATCCTATTGATAACTGGGGGCCTTTTAGAATGCAAATTGCCATTCATTACTCCGGTACCGCAGCGCAAGCGCGTGAAACCTTAGCCAATGCAATTAACGCAGTGAACCCCAATGTGGGCCTGTATCACGTACAAAGTTACGACGCCTTAATTAAAAAGCCGCTACTACTTATTGAAGCTGTGAGTGAAATTTTCCTGCTATGTGGACTGGTAGCCGCGTTTCTAGCAGCATCTGGCATCTACGCAGTGGCAGCTAACAGTATACAACAACGTACTCAGGAAATTGGAGTGCGTCGCGCACTCGGTAGCACCGACCGCCGTATTGTTAAGCTATTCATGGGGCAAGCAAGCTGGCAACTGCTGATAGGTATATCCATTGGCATTGGCGTTGCCTTATGGCTGCTAAGCCTCATGTCACAAACCCTGATTTTCAGTAACACCAGCTACATTTTAGGTATGCTGGTTATGCCTACGTTAATTATTGCTATGGTACTCACTGCAACTTACCTCCCCACTAAAAAGGTGATTGAGATGGAGCCCAGTGACGCACTTCATCACAACTAGCATAATGGGCATTGAGCGTAAGTTCGATGCCCTGCCTTTTTTATGTCACTATAACGCCCTACTAACCCAAAAACCGAATTCAGACAATATTGCATGAACGGACACACGATACTGGTTGCCGATGACGATACCAGCGTTATCGCAGCACTCAAATTAATGTTACAAACCCACCAGTTTGATGTGGTAGCGGTCACCACCCCTCAGGCATTGTTAGCGCAAATTAACAAACAAGAGTTTGCCGCCGCCCTCATTGATTTGAATTACCAGAAGGATACTACGTCGGGTAAAGAAGGTTTGTCGCTGATTGAACAAATTAGAAAACTAGATGAGCATTTACCTATCATCGCCATGACTGGCTACAGTAGTATTGAGATTGCGGTAGAGGCGATGAAACTTGGCGCAGCGGATTTTATCCAAAAGCCTTGGTCTAACGAGCGCTTACTGCACACATTGCGCACCCAAATAAAACTAAATCACGTACGTCATGAAGGCGATAAACTAGCGCAAGAAAACGCATTACTTAAGCAACAAATGGATACTGAACGCACCGATATTATTGCGCAATCTCAAACCATGAAGGACCTCATCGCGCAACTCGATAAACTTGCAAAGAGTGATATGAGTATCCTTTTTACCGGCGAAAATGGTTCAGGCAAAAGTTTGTTGGCTGATTACGTGCACAAGCGTTCCTCGCGGGCAAGCAGTGTATTCATTGCAGTAAACATGGGCGCTATTTCTGAGACTTTATTTGAAAGTGAAATGTTTGGGCATGTTAAAGGAGCATTTACCGATGCCAGCTCTAATCGCATTGGTCGCTTTGAACTAGCGCAGTCGGGCACCATTTTTTTAGACGAAATTGCCAACATAGGGGCATCGCAACAGGCAAAGTTATTACGTGTATTAGAAGAACGTCAATTTGAACGTGTAGGTAGCAGTAAAACCCAAAGTATTGATGTTCGATTGATCTCCGCTACCAATGCGGATCTTGAAGCCTTAGTGGCATTGAAGACCTTTAGGCGAGATCTTCTCTATCGCCTCAATACCATTACCATTCACGTACCTGCATTACGCCAGCGCGTAGATGATATTTTGCCGTTAGCCAATCAGTACATTAAACATTTCGCCAAAAAATATCGCCTTCCAATCAAACAAATAAGCTCGCATGCTCAGCAAAAATTGCTTAACTATAGCTGGCCAGGAAATGTTCGTGAGTTAGGCCATGTTATTGAGAGGGCAATGTTTTTGAGTACGAACACGGTTGTTGATATAGATGATTTTGCTTTAAAATACGAACACACATCCGTCGCTGACGTACAACCCGAGTGGATGACCCAAAGCCTCGATGAACTAGAAAAGCAAATCATCCAACAGCGCTTAGAACAATTCGAGCACAACCCACAGAAAACTGCAGAATCGCTTGGGTTAAGTCGCAGCGCATATTATCGTAGGTTAGAGAAGTATCAACTGAACTAATCACCTCATGCT is from Alteromonas australica and encodes:
- a CDS encoding sigma-54-dependent transcriptional regulator codes for the protein MNGHTILVADDDTSVIAALKLMLQTHQFDVVAVTTPQALLAQINKQEFAAALIDLNYQKDTTSGKEGLSLIEQIRKLDEHLPIIAMTGYSSIEIAVEAMKLGAADFIQKPWSNERLLHTLRTQIKLNHVRHEGDKLAQENALLKQQMDTERTDIIAQSQTMKDLIAQLDKLAKSDMSILFTGENGSGKSLLADYVHKRSSRASSVFIAVNMGAISETLFESEMFGHVKGAFTDASSNRIGRFELAQSGTIFLDEIANIGASQQAKLLRVLEERQFERVGSSKTQSIDVRLISATNADLEALVALKTFRRDLLYRLNTITIHVPALRQRVDDILPLANQYIKHFAKKYRLPIKQISSHAQQKLLNYSWPGNVRELGHVIERAMFLSTNTVVDIDDFALKYEHTSVADVQPEWMTQSLDELEKQIIQQRLEQFEHNPQKTAESLGLSRSAYYRRLEKYQLN
- a CDS encoding IS4 family transposase, giving the protein MAHHVSFKLSPYSRRPIIVTDAGYKSPWFREVLALGWDIVGRIRKPHFYSLDRGNTWQCIRHLYGQATCRPKRFDNSQIVRSNRFTCTLVLFKQKTKGRHASNPDVTRKASKRSKVHAQGAKDPWLLATLLTSHRSLSKQVVAIYRQRMLIEEGFRDMKSTKFGLGYEQNKSVKKQRLTILILLTTLALLVAILLGMVLVSSNKHRRFQANTEKRNVLSFYYLGLRAISCRIRFTMRQWEAALKWYSSIVDAAWAAGTWN
- a CDS encoding FtsX-like permease family protein, whose protein sequence is MSLSLDIKYAARLLAKKPKFTALIISIVAIGLGLTLYAYSLLNSLLFTPITFNDGKAVYAVESMYDHTHLSRRPAMAYDLFNLQQDTSIFSEMGFYNEGTTFVGGTDAGLRKYNASYVSYTLFSFTGVTPIMGRGIEESDHFEGAEQVVVLGYGIWQGYFNGDPNIVGKIVPIDGAEPARVVGVMPEGFAFPSIAEIWQPLPYNTIKPTERGMYFVNAFAKLADGVTLEQARAALDARSLEIKKEVGEQYAWLIRDNDKYLSIEPFKKAALTQYYGMFMALLIVVFLILLLACINVGNLLLTSVNERVKEVAIRIALGVPQKRLVLQMLWESIFVCVTGGILAILLAGWGLDVTNAVFQNAYEIDNLKPYWWYASLDTKSLTILVVAIVSMIVITGFIPAWRSLNGDFNAVLRDGTRGALGKGAARATKALVISEILLSCVVLIMATVLLVSSYGAGVADYGVQTENRLTAQIQISPSDYPIRQGTEFEYTDRLARSQFYFDLEEELRAQPNVLGTVLMTQLPGTGGGTSFFEIEGRENPVISENPYSNNEGATKNGWSTLGMEIIEGRDFDYRDAAKEANSMIINESIARDFFPNESPIGQRVRRPDRRDAGWATIVGVVSDTYHGTYMDFSSASYNSYHPIDNWGPFRMQIAIHYSGTAAQARETLANAINAVNPNVGLYHVQSYDALIKKPLLLIEAVSEIFLLCGLVAAFLAASGIYAVAANSIQQRTQEIGVRRALGSTDRRIVKLFMGQASWQLLIGISIGIGVALWLLSLMSQTLIFSNTSYILGMLVMPTLIIAMVLTATYLPTKKVIEMEPSDALHHN
- a CDS encoding ABC transporter ATP-binding protein; translated protein: MSANELVNLTNITKVFATDDIETHALNEINLKIDQGEYISITGPSGCGKSTLLSLLGLLDVASAGQYSLAGHNVETLDKDERARIRNKEIGFIFQAFNLISDMTVAENVELPLTYRKDLTAKMRKDWVTDALAHVDMSHRANHYPSQLSGGQQQRVAVARAISGKPSIILADEPTGNLDSKNAQAVMTLIDQLHKNGTTVCMVTHDPHSASRAQRTIEVFDGQIVSDQMVNEPAAIIA
- a CDS encoding efflux RND transporter periplasmic adaptor subunit, whose product is MDIVINKKTGINQKLKWALLGIALLSVTLTYAWASLSTSSHSVNSDRLLTDNVSRGNFLITVRGMGVLAPKDVRWLATNVAGKVERILVKPGALVKKGDVIMVLSNPELAQRLEETRWELDELKAQMQAEKVSLESELLDQESAVLNEKLNFESTKLTFEAQHKLLSQGFNAVSQIDHENIKIQMAQNKRRWELEQARLVKQKERVAAQLMANEARVKRIEKTLNRVNEQVKNLTVIASIDALVQEMPIELGQQVNAGSNLARLAKRDEFIAEIRIPENQIQNIVIGQSVVIDTRTSEIEGVVHRIDPSVENGVVQVDIDLIGQAPKEARPELTVEGVIEIARMTEALFVKRPMFAKSHEKGFVYVLEVEGNTATKQQVEFGKSSTSHIEIISGLNEGQQIIVSDVSSYEQHQQININ
- a CDS encoding toxin-antitoxin system YwqK family antitoxin codes for the protein MRRCFIVVFLTMLLDSFTHAQEIERDYYDSGHLKFEGIYVENEDDIIANYRSYFKTADLETRLVTVPGKQGLQNFTIVDYVAPGLLSTKHTMANGKLVGDFVFNDYFENGELQTRIKGSSTLPQLTYKEYYSNRKIKAESTIEFNNEVKQLDYIMRDASDFTEEYIQQNTSGTLVSYHPNGNVAYKGAVVDGEEDGEILYLTPNNDIIKKYTIKNGEESGPGEVNTFYSNGQLKTHTETYNGLKSGLYVRFYEDSQIAERGYYSQEDFDGNGLESFKKGIWRNYEYHSNGNLAEEVTYVNQLKSGKYQKLDEHGRILEAGKYLAGEMHGVWQLYDDRKAHFLLRAAISLKGRPITLYQDLHCNKTKEQPATHKAFLKTLHTMFPSNYRPIVVAPLSSPTQGINRLGSEKY